One window of the Bubalus bubalis isolate 160015118507 breed Murrah chromosome 8, NDDB_SH_1, whole genome shotgun sequence genome contains the following:
- the RNF133 gene encoding E3 ubiquitin-protein ligase RNF133, with product MHLLKVGTQRNNAASSWLMKFSFLWLLSQHCGRTSAVWTAYMNISFHVGNRMLSELGETGVFGRSSTLKRVAGVIVPPEGKTQNACSPNTSFRKLKNSQTWLALVERGGCTFTQKIKVAVENGASGVIIYNFPGTGNQVFPMSHQIFEDIVVVMIGNLKGMEILHLIQKGVHVTVTIEVGRKHIIWMNHYFVSFVIVTTATLVYFIFYHIRRLWVARVQNRRWQRLTNDLKKAFGQLQVRVLKEGDEEVSGNGDSCIVCFELYKPNDTIRVLTCKHFFHKNCIDPWILAHGTCPMCKCDILKALGIQMDVEDGTESLQVLMSNELADILSSSEEGTNNELPPSGRSDKVTHVEEEEPLPSQDVGQSNSVAADIHPPP from the coding sequence atgcaTCTACTCAAGGTTGGCACTCAGAGAAACAATGCTGCCTCTTCCTGGCTCATGAAATTCAGCTTCCTTTGGCTGCTTAGCCAGCACTGTGGCAGAACCAGCGCTGTTTGGACTGCTTACATGAACATATCGTTTCATGTTGGGAATCGCATGTTGTCAGAGTTGGGGGAGACTGGCGTGTTTGGAAGAAGCTCCACTTTGAAGAGAGTGGCAGGAGTCATCGTGCCTCCAGAGGGAAAAACGCAAAATGCCTGCAGCCCCAATACCAGTTTCAGGAAGCTGAAGAACTCGCAGACATGGCTCGCTCTTGTCGAACGGGGAGGCTGTACCTTCACCCAGAAGATCAAGGTGGCGGTGGAGAATGGAGCCAGTGGAGTGATCATCTATAACTTTCCAGGAACTGGCAATCAGGTCTTTCCCATGTCTCATCAGATATTTGAAGACATCGTTGTGGTGATGATTGGTAACTTAAAAGGCATGGAGATTTTGCATTTAATTCAGAAGGGCGTTCATGTGACCGTCACGATTGAGGTGGGAAGAAAACACATCATCTGGATGAATCACTATTTTGTCTCTTTTGTGATTGTCACAACCGCTACGTTAGTGTATTTCATCTTTTATCATATTCGAAGACTGTGGGTAGCAAGGGTTCAGAACCGGAGGTGGCAGCGGTTAACAAATGATCTCAAGAAAGCATTTGGCCAGCTTCAGGTTCGGGTACTGAAAGAGGGGGACGAGGAAGTAAGCGGCAATGGAGATAGCTGCATAGTTTGCTTTGAACTCTATAAGCCTAACGATACAATTCGTGTTCTGACCTGTAAACATTTTTTCCACAAGAATTGCATTGACCCCTGGATCTTAGCCCATGGGACATGCCCCATGTGCAAATGTGATATTCTTAAAGCTTTGGGGATTCAGATGGATGTTGAAGATGGAACAGAGTCTTTGCAAGTTCTAATGTCCAACGAATTGGCTGATATCCTGTCATCTAGTGAAGAGGGCACAAATAATGAACTTCCTCCTTCAGGAAGGTCAGATAAAGTGACACacgtggaggaggaggagcccctTCCTTCTCAGGATGTCGGCCAGTCTAATTCAGTAGCAGCGGACATCCATCCTCCGCCTTGA